Proteins encoded within one genomic window of Bradyrhizobium sp. 186:
- a CDS encoding LysR family transcriptional regulator, translating into MELSDIQTFAAVARTGGITRAAEELNTVQSNVTQRVKALEAEIGTPLFERHSRGMTLTGAGKRLLPYAQRMTALSCEAVLAARDDGEPKGPLAIGSMETTAAVRLPPLLADFHRRFPAVRLSLRTAPTADLVAAVLDGTLDGAFVAGPIAHADLIATSAFREELVLVSARRWASLAELRAGTPESGPTALVFRTGCTYRQRLEQIFVEFGWPSSARFELGTLDGMIGCVAADMGVTLLPSAVVERSAMIGNVSIHALSPAHARVETLFIQRRAGHQYSALSGFISCLKKDDDVIAA; encoded by the coding sequence ATGGAACTCAGCGACATCCAGACCTTTGCCGCGGTCGCCCGCACCGGCGGCATCACCCGCGCCGCTGAAGAGCTCAACACGGTGCAATCGAACGTCACCCAGCGCGTGAAGGCGCTCGAAGCGGAGATCGGCACGCCGCTGTTCGAGCGTCATAGCCGCGGCATGACCCTGACCGGCGCCGGCAAAAGGCTTTTGCCTTACGCACAGCGGATGACAGCATTGTCGTGCGAAGCCGTGCTCGCCGCGCGTGACGATGGCGAGCCGAAAGGACCATTGGCGATCGGCTCGATGGAGACCACGGCCGCGGTGCGGCTGCCGCCGCTGCTCGCCGATTTCCACCGCCGCTTTCCCGCCGTGCGGCTGAGCCTGCGCACCGCGCCGACCGCCGATCTCGTTGCCGCGGTGCTCGACGGCACGCTCGACGGCGCTTTCGTCGCCGGTCCGATCGCGCATGCCGATCTCATCGCGACAAGCGCGTTCCGCGAGGAGCTGGTGCTGGTCAGCGCGCGGCGCTGGGCCTCGCTTGCCGAGCTGCGCGCCGGCACGCCGGAATCCGGTCCAACCGCGCTGGTGTTCCGCACCGGCTGCACCTATCGCCAGCGGCTCGAGCAGATTTTCGTCGAGTTCGGCTGGCCTTCGTCGGCACGCTTCGAGCTCGGCACGCTCGACGGCATGATCGGCTGCGTCGCCGCCGACATGGGCGTGACGCTGTTGCCGAGTGCCGTCGTCGAACGCAGCGCGATGATCGGCAACGTGTCGATCCACGCGCTGAGCCCGGCCCATGCCCGCGTCGAAACGCTGTTCATCCAGCGCCGCGCCGGGCATCAATACAGCGCGCTCAGCGGTTTCATCTCCTGCCTGAAGAAAGACGACGACGTCATCGCGGCTTGA
- the ruvX gene encoding Holliday junction resolvase RuvX: protein MPALILPLIDAATHWPERGGLVGLDLGTKTIGVAVSNPDRRLATGVETIQRKAFKHDAARLLAIATERKAVGFVLGLPINMDGSEGPRAQSTRAFARNLAALTALPIGLWDERLSTAAVERELIGMDVSRAKRAEVIDEHAAIFILQGALDRLANLRAASEKS, encoded by the coding sequence ATGCCGGCTCTTATCCTGCCCCTGATCGATGCTGCAACCCACTGGCCCGAACGCGGTGGGTTGGTCGGCCTCGACCTCGGCACGAAGACCATTGGCGTCGCCGTGTCCAATCCGGACCGCCGGCTCGCGACCGGCGTCGAGACCATCCAGCGCAAGGCCTTCAAGCACGACGCCGCCCGCCTGCTCGCGATTGCCACTGAGCGCAAGGCGGTCGGCTTCGTGCTCGGCCTGCCCATCAACATGGACGGCAGCGAGGGCCCGCGCGCGCAATCGACCCGCGCCTTCGCTCGCAACCTTGCCGCGCTGACCGCGCTGCCGATCGGGTTGTGGGATGAACGACTGTCGACGGCTGCGGTCGAACGCGAATTGATCGGCATGGACGTCAGTCGCGCCAAGCGCGCCGAGGTGATCGACGAGCACGCCGCGATCTTCATCCTGCAGGGCGCGCTGGACCGGCTGGCGAACCTTCGCGCTGCGTCCGAGAAAAGCTGA
- a CDS encoding AEC family transporter: MAVVIAALLPVFILIVLGVVLKRTLMRLDTQWHGLERLTYFVLFPMLLIQTLVKADLSKVPVAGVGGALLLSALAMSLLCLALRPALAQLDIDGPAFSSIFQGVIRWQTYVGLSVSANMFGDVGLALASVAMVAIIPLVNVLSVAVLAHYAAPEKQSARTVVITVVRNPLIWACAIGLVINVIHLTLPRIWHEVADALGRSSLAIGLLVTGAGLHLEGLLRPSVGAAIGVVFKLVLMPVLALVLAAWFGLSGDSLAIVAICAAVPTSTSAYVLARQMGGDAPLLAQIITLQTILAAVTMPIAIALVA, translated from the coding sequence ATGGCCGTCGTGATCGCGGCGCTTCTCCCGGTCTTCATCCTCATCGTGCTCGGCGTCGTGCTGAAGCGCACCTTGATGCGGCTGGACACGCAATGGCACGGGTTGGAGCGGCTGACCTATTTCGTGCTGTTTCCGATGCTGCTGATCCAGACCCTGGTGAAGGCGGACCTCTCCAAGGTGCCGGTCGCCGGCGTCGGCGGCGCGCTGCTGCTCTCGGCGCTCGCGATGTCGCTGCTGTGCCTCGCACTCCGACCGGCCCTCGCGCAGCTCGACATCGACGGCCCCGCCTTCTCCTCGATCTTCCAGGGCGTGATCCGCTGGCAGACCTATGTCGGGCTGTCCGTCTCCGCCAACATGTTCGGCGATGTCGGGCTGGCGCTCGCCTCCGTCGCGATGGTGGCGATCATTCCGCTGGTCAACGTGCTCAGCGTCGCGGTGCTCGCGCATTACGCTGCGCCGGAGAAGCAATCCGCGCGCACCGTCGTCATAACGGTTGTCCGCAATCCCCTGATCTGGGCCTGCGCGATCGGTCTCGTCATCAACGTCATCCACCTCACGCTGCCAAGGATCTGGCATGAGGTGGCAGATGCACTCGGCCGCTCCTCCCTCGCCATCGGCCTGCTCGTCACCGGCGCCGGCCTGCATCTCGAAGGCCTGCTCCGTCCAAGCGTGGGCGCCGCCATCGGCGTGGTGTTCAAGCTGGTGCTGATGCCCGTGCTCGCGCTGGTGCTCGCCGCCTGGTTTGGATTGTCCGGCGACAGCCTCGCCATCGTCGCGATCTGCGCCGCGGTGCCGACCTCGACCAGCGCCTATGTGCTGGCCCGCCAGATGGGCGGCGACGCGCCTCTGCTGGCTCAGATCATCACGCTGCAAACGATCTTGGCGGCCGTCACGATGCCGATCGCGATCGCATTGGTGGCTTGA
- a CDS encoding type II CAAX endopeptidase family protein — MDSLNPDHPPLIEAPTDAPRVWMFVGTALWGLLIFVAMFVGQVGAILLLVALRGLPIDMASIQLVGREPQALALSVIMGLPATLVAVWLAIRIKKASFVDYLALHWPSWTQILFGAIGLILLVVAWETMSRSLGREATPGFMTDLLKSGRDKGAAMLLLFAFSVAAPMSEEVLARGFLYRGWSESFLRVPGAILLSSLVWTVVHLQYDIYFLAEVFTIGVWFGYMRYRSNSLWLTIVLHALNNMTAVVLTMWLGS, encoded by the coding sequence ATGGACTCTCTCAATCCCGACCATCCGCCGCTCATCGAAGCGCCTACGGACGCGCCGCGCGTCTGGATGTTTGTGGGCACGGCGCTGTGGGGCCTGCTCATCTTCGTTGCGATGTTCGTCGGTCAGGTCGGAGCGATCCTCCTTTTGGTAGCGCTTCGCGGCCTTCCGATCGACATGGCCTCGATCCAGCTCGTCGGCAGGGAGCCGCAGGCGCTCGCGCTGTCGGTGATCATGGGCCTGCCCGCGACGCTTGTCGCGGTGTGGCTTGCCATTCGCATCAAGAAGGCCTCTTTCGTCGACTATCTCGCGCTGCATTGGCCGTCCTGGACGCAAATCCTGTTCGGCGCCATCGGTCTCATTTTGCTCGTGGTGGCCTGGGAGACGATGTCGCGGAGCCTGGGCCGCGAGGCGACGCCGGGCTTCATGACTGATCTGCTGAAATCGGGCCGCGACAAAGGCGCCGCGATGTTGCTGCTGTTCGCCTTCAGCGTGGCGGCGCCGATGTCCGAAGAGGTGCTGGCGCGTGGCTTCCTCTATCGGGGCTGGTCGGAAAGCTTCCTGCGCGTGCCCGGCGCGATCCTCCTGTCGTCGCTGGTCTGGACGGTCGTGCATCTGCAATACGACATCTACTTCCTCGCCGAGGTCTTCACCATCGGCGTCTGGTTCGGCTACATGCGCTACCGCAGCAACTCGCTCTGGCTCACGATCGTGCTGCATGCGCTGAACAATATGACGGCGGTGGTGCTGACGATGTGGCTGGGGAGTTGA
- a CDS encoding acyl-CoA dehydrogenase family protein, whose translation MTQPSFATHEVFNQSPPFEEVDLFALDRPLVEAVKANGGAAAERELSEFGRQWGSAAMAERGRVANENTPKLRTFDSKGNRRDQVEFHPAYHELMAHSARAGMHNSTWTADGNPAGDAAEVIRAAKFYIASQVETGHLCPITMTRASVAALAMQPDLLGRVMPVLSTKSYDPNFAPWWDKRGMTLGMGMTEKQGGTDVRANMTRAVRDGDAYRITGHKWFMSAPMCDAFLVLAQADQGLTCFFMPRFAPDGSVNAIQFQRLKDKLGNRSNASSEVEFVGAYAERVGEEGKGIRTIIQMVQFTRQDCAIASSGLMRSGLAHALHHARHRSVFQKHLADQPLMQAVLSDMALHVEASVALVMRLCRAFDRTPHDPAEAAYMRLLTPAIKYWTCKSAPAFLYEAMECLGGNGYVEDGILARHYRESPVNAIWEGSGNVMCLDVLRALARETDAAMAVLQGLAAETKGLSGAGEAISFIGKTFRRADGERVARLAVEKLALLAAAAALNGVSPRHAELFAVTRLAANHASMYGAVELESGEVRALLERALP comes from the coding sequence ATGACCCAGCCGAGCTTTGCAACCCACGAGGTCTTCAACCAGTCGCCGCCCTTTGAAGAGGTCGACCTGTTCGCTCTCGACCGGCCGCTGGTCGAGGCCGTGAAGGCCAATGGCGGCGCGGCGGCGGAACGGGAGCTGTCCGAATTCGGCAGGCAATGGGGCTCGGCAGCGATGGCCGAGCGCGGGCGCGTGGCCAACGAAAATACGCCAAAGCTCCGGACCTTTGACTCCAAGGGCAACCGTCGCGATCAGGTCGAATTTCATCCGGCCTATCACGAACTGATGGCGCACAGCGCCCGTGCCGGCATGCACAACTCGACCTGGACCGCCGACGGCAACCCCGCGGGCGATGCCGCCGAGGTTATTCGCGCGGCCAAATTCTACATCGCCTCGCAAGTCGAGACCGGCCATCTCTGCCCGATCACCATGACGCGCGCCTCTGTCGCAGCGCTGGCGATGCAGCCGGATCTGCTCGGGCGTGTGATGCCGGTGCTGTCGACGAAGAGCTACGACCCCAACTTTGCGCCGTGGTGGGACAAGCGCGGCATGACGCTCGGCATGGGCATGACCGAGAAGCAGGGCGGCACGGACGTGCGCGCCAACATGACGCGGGCGGTGCGCGATGGGGATGCCTATCGCATCACCGGACACAAATGGTTCATGTCGGCGCCGATGTGCGATGCGTTTCTGGTGCTGGCGCAGGCCGACCAGGGGCTGACCTGCTTCTTCATGCCGCGCTTCGCGCCCGATGGATCGGTCAACGCGATCCAGTTCCAGCGGCTGAAGGACAAGCTCGGCAATCGCTCCAATGCCTCATCAGAGGTCGAGTTCGTCGGCGCCTACGCCGAACGGGTCGGCGAGGAAGGCAAGGGCATCCGCACCATCATCCAGATGGTGCAGTTCACGCGGCAGGATTGCGCGATTGCCTCCAGCGGCCTGATGCGCTCGGGGCTCGCGCACGCGCTGCATCACGCCCGTCACCGCAGCGTGTTCCAGAAACACCTTGCCGATCAGCCCTTGATGCAGGCGGTGCTGTCGGACATGGCGCTGCACGTGGAGGCGAGCGTCGCGCTGGTGATGCGGCTCTGCCGCGCCTTCGACCGCACCCCGCACGATCCGGCTGAAGCGGCGTATATGCGGCTGCTGACGCCTGCGATCAAATACTGGACCTGCAAAAGCGCGCCGGCGTTCCTCTACGAGGCAATGGAATGCCTCGGCGGCAACGGCTATGTCGAGGACGGCATTTTAGCGCGCCACTACCGGGAGTCGCCGGTGAACGCGATCTGGGAAGGCTCCGGCAACGTCATGTGCCTCGACGTGCTCCGTGCGCTGGCGCGGGAGACGGATGCGGCGATGGCGGTGCTGCAAGGACTTGCGGCGGAGACGAAGGGCTTGTCCGGAGCAGGCGAGGCGATCTCTTTCATCGGCAAGACCTTCCGTCGCGCGGACGGCGAGCGCGTCGCGCGGCTTGCGGTCGAGAAGCTGGCCCTGCTTGCCGCAGCCGCCGCGCTCAACGGTGTGTCGCCCCGCCATGCCGAGCTGTTCGCCGTCACGCGGCTCGCGGCCAACCACGCCAGCATGTATGGCGCGGTGGAGCTGGAGAGCGGTGAGGTGCGTGCACTGCTGGAGCGGGCGCTGCCTTGA
- a CDS encoding M15 family metallopeptidase produces MWRHIVRSFLAAIIAIASISSAHAQSLPGGFVYLRDVDPTIIQDIRYATSNNFIGRPLRGYSAGECVVKREVGMRLKAVQQELAAQNQSLKMFDCYRPARASLDMIAWSQNGRETAAERRYNPKIPKTELFRLGYIASRSQHSTGAALDLTLVDLKADSSAKYDPSKAYADCTAPVEARAPEGSVDMGTGYDCTDAKGHTSAASITPDQRAWRKHLVAAMARQGFVNYSKEWWHFSLPGAGGAAYDFPIPPRRN; encoded by the coding sequence ATGTGGAGGCATATCGTGAGATCATTTCTAGCTGCGATTATTGCAATCGCCTCAATCTCATCCGCCCATGCCCAATCGCTCCCCGGCGGCTTCGTCTATTTGCGCGACGTCGACCCAACTATCATCCAGGACATCCGCTACGCCACTTCCAACAATTTTATCGGCCGTCCGCTGCGCGGCTATAGCGCCGGAGAATGCGTGGTGAAGCGGGAGGTGGGGATGCGGCTGAAGGCGGTCCAGCAGGAGCTGGCGGCGCAAAACCAGTCGCTCAAGATGTTCGACTGCTACCGGCCGGCGCGCGCCTCTCTCGACATGATCGCGTGGTCGCAGAACGGCCGCGAGACCGCGGCAGAGCGACGCTATAACCCGAAGATCCCCAAGACCGAGCTGTTCCGCCTCGGCTATATCGCGAGCCGCTCGCAGCATTCCACAGGCGCCGCGCTCGACCTGACCCTGGTCGACCTCAAGGCCGACAGTTCCGCCAAATACGATCCATCGAAGGCCTACGCGGACTGCACCGCGCCGGTCGAGGCACGTGCGCCGGAAGGCAGCGTCGACATGGGCACCGGCTATGATTGCACCGATGCGAAGGGACATACCTCCGCAGCGTCGATCACGCCGGATCAGCGCGCCTGGCGCAAGCACCTGGTGGCTGCGATGGCCCGGCAAGGCTTTGTGAACTATTCGAAGGAGTGGTGGCATTTTTCCCTGCCGGGGGCGGGCGGGGCGGCCTATGATTTCCCGATTCCGCCGCGGCGGAACTGA
- a CDS encoding aspartate carbamoyltransferase catalytic subunit → MTSKSTFVLGHRHLLGIEGLSAADITGLLDLSEEYVELNRQVDKKRTVLRGRTQVNLFFEASTRTQSSFELAGKRLGADVMNMSVSSSSMKKGETLIDTAVTLNAMHPDILVVRHHASGAVELLARKVDGSVINAGDGAHEHPTQALLDALTIRRNKGRIEGLVVAICGDVLHSRVARSNIILLNTMGARVRVVGPSTLLPPGLERMGVEVARDMREGLDGADIVMMLRLQRERMNGSFVPSSSEYFHYFGLDQKKLAYAKPDALVMHPGPMNRGVEIDSAVADGAQSLIREQVEMGVAVRMAVLEALARNLPNA, encoded by the coding sequence ATGACATCGAAATCGACCTTCGTCCTCGGCCACCGGCATTTGCTGGGCATCGAGGGCCTTTCCGCTGCCGACATCACCGGCCTGCTCGACCTGTCCGAGGAATATGTCGAGCTCAACCGCCAGGTGGACAAGAAGCGCACCGTCTTGCGTGGACGGACGCAGGTGAACCTGTTCTTCGAGGCCTCCACCCGCACCCAATCCTCGTTCGAGCTCGCGGGCAAGCGCCTGGGCGCCGACGTCATGAACATGTCGGTCTCCTCCTCGTCCATGAAAAAGGGCGAGACGCTGATCGACACCGCGGTGACGCTGAACGCCATGCACCCCGATATCCTGGTGGTCCGGCATCACGCCTCCGGCGCCGTGGAACTGCTGGCCCGCAAAGTTGACGGTTCCGTGATCAATGCCGGCGACGGTGCGCACGAGCATCCCACCCAGGCGCTGCTCGATGCGCTGACCATTCGCCGCAACAAGGGCCGGATCGAAGGCCTCGTGGTGGCGATCTGCGGCGACGTGCTGCATTCGCGCGTCGCCCGCTCCAACATCATCCTGCTCAACACCATGGGCGCGCGCGTCCGTGTCGTCGGCCCCTCCACGCTGCTGCCGCCGGGGCTCGAACGGATGGGCGTCGAGGTCGCGCGCGACATGCGCGAGGGACTTGACGGTGCGGACATCGTCATGATGCTGCGGCTCCAGCGCGAGCGCATGAACGGCTCCTTCGTGCCCTCGTCCAGCGAATACTTCCACTATTTCGGGCTCGACCAGAAGAAGCTCGCTTACGCCAAGCCGGACGCGCTCGTGATGCATCCCGGCCCCATGAACCGTGGCGTGGAGATCGACTCAGCTGTGGCCGACGGCGCTCAGTCCCTGATCCGCGAACAGGTGGAGATGGGCGTCGCAGTGCGCATGGCCGTGCTGGAAGCGCTCGCCCGCAACCTGCCGAACGCGTGA
- a CDS encoding dihydroorotase, with translation MLTDRRPILLANARVVDPSRDFDGPGDVLIADGTIRETRRGIGAAGVPEGTDIVNCSGKIVAPGLVDMRAFVGEPGFSHRETFASASQAAATGGVTTIICQAETEPVIDNSATVDFVMRRARDTAIVNILPMAALTKGMRGEEMTEFGLLKAAGAVAFSDGDRSVTNAQVMRWALTYARDFDALIVHYTEDPKLVGEGVMNEGEFATRLGLMGIPNAAEAVMLERDMRLVALTGGRYHAAALSCTDSLDVLKRARDAGLPVTASVSINHLALNENDIGPYRTFLKLAPPLRTEDDRRALVAAVASGLVDVIMSDHNPQDVEVKRLPFAEAAPGAVGLETMLPAGLRLVHNGELELKTLIRAMSTRPAEILGLPGGTLRVGAPADVIVIDPDTPWVVDPADLKSPCKNTPFDEARFTGRVVRTIVNGRTVFEHV, from the coding sequence ATGTTGACCGATCGACGACCCATCCTGCTTGCCAATGCCCGCGTCGTCGATCCCTCCAGGGATTTCGACGGTCCCGGCGACGTCCTGATCGCCGACGGCACCATCCGCGAGACCCGGCGCGGCATCGGCGCGGCCGGCGTCCCCGAGGGTACCGACATCGTCAACTGCTCCGGCAAGATCGTGGCCCCCGGCCTGGTCGACATGCGCGCCTTTGTCGGCGAGCCCGGTTTCAGCCATCGCGAGACATTTGCTTCGGCGAGCCAGGCGGCGGCGACCGGCGGCGTCACCACCATCATCTGCCAGGCCGAGACCGAGCCCGTCATCGACAATTCCGCGACCGTCGACTTCGTGATGCGCCGCGCCCGCGACACGGCGATCGTCAACATTCTGCCGATGGCGGCGCTCACCAAGGGCATGCGCGGCGAGGAGATGACCGAGTTCGGCCTCCTGAAGGCCGCCGGAGCGGTCGCCTTCAGCGACGGTGACAGAAGCGTCACCAACGCGCAGGTGATGCGCTGGGCGCTGACCTACGCGCGCGATTTCGACGCGCTGATCGTGCATTATACCGAGGATCCCAAGCTCGTCGGCGAAGGCGTGATGAACGAGGGCGAGTTCGCCACGAGGCTTGGCCTGATGGGCATCCCGAACGCGGCGGAGGCCGTGATGCTGGAGCGCGACATGCGCCTCGTCGCGCTGACCGGCGGCCGCTATCACGCCGCCGCGCTGTCCTGCACGGATTCGCTCGACGTCCTGAAGCGCGCCCGCGATGCCGGGCTCCCCGTCACCGCCTCGGTCTCGATCAACCACCTCGCGCTGAACGAGAACGACATCGGCCCCTACCGGACGTTCCTGAAGCTGGCGCCGCCACTGCGCACGGAGGACGACCGCCGCGCGCTGGTCGCAGCCGTCGCCTCCGGCCTCGTCGACGTCATCATGTCCGACCACAATCCGCAGGACGTCGAGGTCAAGCGGCTGCCGTTCGCGGAAGCCGCGCCGGGTGCTGTCGGCCTCGAGACCATGCTGCCGGCCGGCTTGCGGCTCGTGCATAATGGCGAGCTGGAACTGAAGACATTGATCCGGGCGATGTCGACCCGACCGGCCGAGATTCTGGGCTTGCCCGGTGGAACCCTGCGCGTCGGCGCGCCGGCGGATGTCATCGTGATCGATCCCGATACGCCCTGGGTCGTCGATCCCGCCGATCTCAAATCGCCCTGCAAGAACACGCCGTTCGACGAAGCCCGCTTTACAGGCCGCGTGGTGCGGACCATCGTCAACGGGCGGACGGTCTTTGAGCATGTCTAA
- the plsY gene encoding glycerol-3-phosphate 1-O-acyltransferase PlsY, which produces MGLEVFLPVAFVIGYLLGSIPFGLVLTKLAGTQDLRSIGSGSIGATNVLRTGRKGLAAATLVLDALKGTAAVIIAGYIAGPNAAIVAGLGAFLGHLFPVWLKFRGGKGVAVYIGILLGLFWPGAIVFCLLWLATAFTTRYSSLSALVAAFITPLFLWWFGHLALAALAAVLTLLLLYAHRENIKRLQSGRESRIGEKA; this is translated from the coding sequence ATGGGGCTTGAAGTGTTCCTGCCGGTGGCGTTCGTCATCGGCTATCTGCTCGGCTCGATCCCGTTCGGGCTGGTCCTGACAAAACTCGCCGGCACGCAGGATCTGCGCTCGATCGGTTCAGGCAGTATCGGCGCCACCAACGTGCTGCGCACGGGACGCAAGGGTCTCGCCGCGGCAACCCTGGTGCTCGACGCGCTGAAGGGCACCGCGGCGGTCATCATCGCCGGTTACATCGCAGGACCCAATGCGGCGATCGTGGCGGGCCTCGGCGCTTTCCTCGGCCATCTCTTCCCGGTCTGGCTCAAGTTCAGGGGCGGCAAGGGCGTCGCAGTCTATATCGGCATCCTGCTCGGCCTGTTCTGGCCCGGCGCGATCGTGTTCTGCCTGCTCTGGCTCGCAACCGCCTTCACCACCCGCTACTCTTCTCTTTCGGCATTGGTCGCGGCCTTTATCACGCCGCTGTTCCTGTGGTGGTTCGGCCACCTCGCGCTGGCGGCGCTGGCCGCGGTGCTGACGCTGCTGCTGCTCTACGCGCATCGCGAGAACATCAAGCGGCTGCAATCGGGCAGAGAAAGCCGGATCGGCGAGAAGGCGTAA
- a CDS encoding patatin-like phospholipase family protein encodes MSEKIVGAHDEVGSRGAARTAASRLLLTTDIWSDVPSPPRTPEPASVSPRSRMPDAIVEAPEPVEVVTVAAPIVRDQAPRQWPPQKLSLALQGGGTFAAFTWGVLERLLEEPAIEIDTISGASAGAVNALLLASGLAEGGREGARARLNRFWVRLMHEASFRSLMLVGGFSPAGSSVAFGPTLRSGQFDPFDLDPLRQALSRDINFAVLRDAKCPKLLIAATRIRDGQQQIFRNDAITADVALASTCPPLVHCAVEIDGEAYWDGGLGGNPPLLRLARETTTSDLLIVQVTPARDSYVPITLAAIDRRLDQIAANAALNAEVAAIEWAQSSAAPALRLFRIAAEDSVDGLAQRSSTDLGRGFIRLLHRSGREAADRWLGQAAVAAPAETQRAIPVTAEPALL; translated from the coding sequence ATGAGCGAGAAGATTGTTGGCGCGCATGATGAGGTTGGTTCGCGCGGTGCTGCGCGCACCGCCGCAAGCCGACTGCTCTTGACGACTGACATCTGGTCCGATGTCCCCTCACCGCCTCGCACTCCAGAGCCTGCGTCCGTCTCGCCGCGATCGCGGATGCCCGATGCCATCGTGGAAGCACCGGAACCGGTCGAGGTCGTAACCGTCGCCGCGCCCATCGTGCGCGATCAGGCGCCCAGACAATGGCCGCCGCAAAAACTATCGTTGGCCCTCCAGGGCGGCGGCACCTTTGCCGCCTTCACCTGGGGCGTGCTGGAGCGGCTGCTGGAAGAGCCTGCCATCGAAATCGACACCATCAGCGGCGCCAGCGCCGGTGCCGTCAACGCGCTTCTGCTCGCCTCCGGCCTTGCCGAGGGCGGCCGCGAAGGCGCCCGCGCCCGGCTCAACCGGTTCTGGGTCCGGCTGATGCACGAGGCTTCGTTCCGCTCGCTGATGCTGGTCGGCGGATTTTCGCCGGCGGGAAGCTCGGTCGCGTTCGGTCCGACGCTGCGCTCCGGCCAGTTCGATCCCTTTGACCTCGATCCGCTGCGGCAGGCGCTGTCGCGTGACATCAACTTTGCGGTGCTCCGCGACGCGAAGTGCCCAAAGCTCCTGATCGCGGCGACGCGGATCCGCGACGGGCAACAGCAGATTTTTCGCAACGACGCGATCACCGCGGATGTCGCGCTCGCCTCGACCTGCCCTCCGCTGGTTCACTGCGCCGTCGAGATCGACGGCGAGGCCTATTGGGACGGCGGTTTGGGCGGCAATCCGCCGCTGCTGCGGCTGGCGCGGGAAACGACAACCTCCGACCTCCTGATCGTCCAGGTCACGCCGGCGCGCGACAGCTATGTGCCGATCACGCTCGCCGCGATCGACCGCCGGCTCGACCAGATCGCGGCCAACGCCGCGCTCAATGCCGAGGTCGCAGCGATCGAATGGGCGCAATCAAGTGCAGCACCCGCGCTGCGGCTGTTCAGGATTGCGGCGGAGGACTCGGTCGACGGCCTGGCGCAGCGCTCTTCGACCGATCTCGGCCGCGGCTTCATCCGCCTGTTGCACCGGAGTGGCCGCGAGGCCGCCGACCGCTGGCTCGGTCAGGCTGCCGTGGCGGCGCCCGCCGAGACCCAACGCGCGATACCCGTAACGGCCGAGCCGGCGCTGCTCTGA
- a CDS encoding cupin domain-containing protein, which produces MLNEIARGTRLRNAFNKEIFVFSGPLDDPHVARFGVILETGGSGGGNALVHVHSGADEHFSVRSGRIKVVVDGREQFVDAGGTAIVPRGRPRYFANVGDDNAELEISFSPAQQHLRFFANFAMLTVKQPSWFSSAGDPDFLLIALVLHTYSDHLYLAGVPIWLQKLLFAALAPVARLCGYRMAIEPLREAPARARSGLAA; this is translated from the coding sequence ATGCTGAATGAGATCGCCCGCGGTACGCGGCTGCGCAATGCCTTCAACAAGGAGATCTTCGTCTTCTCGGGACCGCTCGACGATCCTCACGTCGCGCGCTTCGGGGTGATTTTGGAGACGGGCGGCTCGGGCGGAGGCAATGCGCTGGTACATGTCCATTCCGGCGCGGACGAGCATTTTTCGGTCAGGAGCGGCCGCATCAAGGTCGTCGTCGATGGCCGCGAGCAGTTCGTGGACGCCGGTGGCACCGCCATCGTGCCCCGCGGCCGACCGCGTTACTTTGCCAATGTCGGCGACGACAATGCCGAGCTCGAAATTTCGTTCTCTCCAGCACAGCAGCACCTGCGCTTCTTCGCGAATTTCGCGATGCTTACGGTGAAACAGCCCTCGTGGTTTTCGAGCGCCGGCGATCCGGACTTTCTCCTGATTGCGCTGGTGCTGCATACCTACAGCGACCACCTCTATCTCGCGGGCGTGCCGATCTGGCTACAGAAACTGCTGTTCGCCGCGCTTGCGCCGGTGGCACGACTGTGCGGCTACCGAATGGCGATCGAGCCGCTGCGCGAGGCGCCTGCGCGCGCGAGATCAGGCCTCGCTGCATGA